In Camelus ferus isolate YT-003-E chromosome 10, BCGSAC_Cfer_1.0, whole genome shotgun sequence, the following proteins share a genomic window:
- the UNC93B1 gene encoding protein unc-93 homolog B1, with protein MEAEPPLYPVAGAAGPQGDEDRLGVPDGPEAPLDELVGAYPNYNEEEEERRYYRRKRLGVLKNVLAASAGGTLTYGVYLGLLQMQLILHYDETYREVKYGNMGLPDIDSKMLMGINVTPIAALLYTPVLIRFFGTKWMMFLAVGIYALFVSTNYWERYYTLVPSAVALGMAIVPLWASMGNYITRMAQKYYEYSHYKEQDEQGPHRRPPRGSHAPYLLVFQAIFYSFFHLSFACAQLPMIYFLNHYLYDLNHTLYNVQSCGTNSQGILSGFNKTVLRTLPRSRNLIVVESVLMAVAFLAMLLVLGFCGAAYRPTEEIDLRSVGWGNIFQLPFKHVRDFRLRHLVPFFIYSGFEVLFACTGLALGYGVCSVGLERLAYLLVAYSLGASAASVLGLLGLWLPRPVPLVAGAGLHLLLTLSLFFWAPAPRVLQHSWILYVAAALWGVGSALNKTGLSALLGILYEDKERQDFIFTIYHWWQALAIFAVYLGSSLPMKAKLAVLLVTLVAAAASYLWMEQKLRRGVVPRQPRIPRPQHKVRGYRYLEEDNSDESDVESERGGGGGGGGGRGDGVEEEALPAGPRVGPEPACPYEQALERDRSEER; from the exons ATGGAGGCGGAGCCGCCGCTCTACCCAGTGGCCGGAGCTGCGGGTCCGCAGGGCGATGAGGACCGGCTCGGGGTCCCCGACGGGCCCGAGGCCCCA CTGGACGAGCTGGTGGGCGCGTACCCCAACTAcaacgaggaggaggaggagcgccGCTACTACCGCCGCAAGCGGCTCGGCGTGCTCAAGAACGTGCTGGCGGCCAGCGCGGGCGGCACGCTCACCTACGGCGTCTACCTGG gcCTCCTGCAGATGCAGCTGATCCTGCACTACGATGAGACCTACCGCGAGGTGAAGTATGGCAACATGGGGCTGCCGGACATAGACAGCAAGATGCTGATGGGCATCAACGTGACGCCCATCGCCGCCCTGCTCTACACACCTGTGCTCATCAG GTTTTTTGGTACCAAGTGGATGATGTTCCTGGCTGTGGGCATCTATGCCCTTTTTGTCTCCACCAACTACTGGGAGCGCTACTACACCCTTGTACCCTCGGCCGTGGCCCTGGGCATGGCCATTGTGCCTCTGTGGGCCTCCATGGGCAACTACATCACCAG GATGGCCCAGAAATACTACGAGTACTCCCACTACAAGGAGCAGGATGAGCAGGGCCCCCACCGGCGCCCACCTAGGGGCTCCCACGCACCCTATCTCCTGGTCTTCCAAGCCATCTTCTATAGCTTCTTCCAC cTGAGCTTTGCCTGTGCCCAGCTCCCCATGATCTACTTCCTGAACCACTACCTGTATGACCTGAACCACACGCTGTACAATGTGCAGAGCTGCG GCACTAACAGCCAGGGCATCCTCAGCGGCTTCAACAAGACGGTTCTGCGGACGCTACCGCGGAGCCGAAACCTCATTGTGGTGGAAAGCGTCCTCATGGCGGTGGCCTTCCTGGCCATGCTGCTG GTGCTGGGCTTCTGCGGCGCTGCGTACCGGCCCACCGAGGAGATCGACCTGCGCAGCGTGGGCTGGGGCAACATCTTCCAGCTGCCCTTTAAGCACGTGCGCGACTTCCGCCTGCGCCACCTCGTGCCCTTCTTTATCTACAGCGGCTTCGAGGTGCTCTTTGCTTGCACTGGTCTCGCTCTG GGCTATGGCGTGTGCTCAGTGGGGCTGGAACGCCTGGCGTACCTCCTTGTGGCTTACAGCCTGGGTGCCTCGGCCGCCTCTGTCCTGGGCCTGCTGGGGCTGTGGCTGCCACGCCCGGTGCCcctggtggctggggctggactgCACCTGCTGCTCACTCTCAGCCTCTTTTTCTGGGCCCCGGCGCCTCGGGTCCTGCAACACAGCTGGATTCTCTATGTAGCAGCCGCCCTCTGGGGTGTGGGCAGCGCCCTCAACAAGACTGGGCTCAGCG CACTCCTGGGAATTCTGTATGAGGACAAAGAGAGGCAAGACTTCATCTTCACCATCTACCACTGGTGGCAGGCCTTGGCCATTTTCGCAGTCTACTTGGGCTCAAGCCTGCCCATGAAg GCAAAGCTGGCAGTGCTGCTGGTGACGCTGGTGGCGGCCGCTGCCTCGTACCTGTGGATGGAGCAGAAGCTGCGGCGGGGTGTGGTCCCGCGCCAGCCCCGCATCCCGCGGCCCCAGCACAAGGTGCGCGGCTACCGCTACCTGGAGGAGGACAACTCGGACGAGAGCGACGTGGAGAGcgagcgcggcggcggcggcggcggcggcggaggccgGGGAGACGGCGTGGAGGAGGAGGCGCTGCCCGCCGGGCCGCGGGTCGGCCCCGAACCAGCCTGCCCCTACGAACAGGCGCTGGAACGCGATAGGTCCGAGGAGCGGTGA